The following are encoded in a window of Rubellicoccus peritrichatus genomic DNA:
- a CDS encoding efflux RND transporter permease subunit — MLNQLIRFSLSQRALILVGALVILVLGVRQAMNLPVEVLPDLTKPTVTILTESPGLAPEEVETLVTIPLENSLMGVTGVTRLRAVNDVGLSLIFVEFDWGTDIYQARQFVQERLTGAAAELPEGITPYLTPVASLMGNIMLVGLIDPSDETEPRDLRVIADWTVARRLQSIPGIAEVLSMGGGVKQLQVQPSPDRMLALEVTFEQIRDATANAIRNTTGGFLTDSAKEIMVRNLAMTTDMNAIGDTVVRYENDRPIRLSDVADIAWDVEPMRGEAGLGSKELEVENGETIRGYPGIILSVTKSPGFDTLALTKQVEDVITDIGKTLPEGVELVTVYRQADFIHLAIGNLEEALRDGAIMVALTLILFLLNVRITLITLTAIPLSLGITVIVFALFDLSVNSMTLGGLAVAIGMVVDDAIVDVENVFRRLRENASFKEPKPRLEVIAQASAEVRSSILYATVLIILVFLPLLALSGVEGRLFAPIAVATMVSMAASFFVSLTVIPVLSSFLLNPKPGKEHGDGFVAAGLKWVFKHTWLKVSLSYPLLVLFFTGILLYIAYGVLINMGGNFLPPFREPTVLVATTTAPGTSLKQTTEIADTAQDLLLQIPEVKTVGYRVGRAERGDHVVPVSTVEFDVEFLEETERSQAEIKEDIRTTMRTLPGTFSALSTPLSDRIGHMLSGVSAKVAVKIYGPNLDELRRLGKQVTAIARSIPGLEEARMEQQAPIPQLRIEVDRERALAYGITPGELNEQLATLMGGEAVAEIYEGQRVYDLVVRLPQEWRESPEKLSNLYIDTLSGQQIPLRYVVDIRHATGPNTILRENTLRRFVVSINPTIPDLNTAVEELQAVVNEQVKLPAGYTISFEGEYQAQAEAKRIIMITSAIVLAVIGVLLYSYFRSLTFVMLVFTIIPISLIGGILYTGYTLNNISIATLVGFIAVSGIAARNNIMLISHYLHLMRHEGEGFTRAMVERGTLERLIPVMMTAISAGLALIPLLLAANEPGKEILNPIAVVIVGGLISSTLLGLGVTPAIFYTFCRKAAKHSIEQKAAASQ; from the coding sequence ATGCTTAACCAGCTGATACGCTTTTCCCTTTCGCAACGTGCGCTGATACTGGTTGGTGCACTGGTGATCCTTGTTCTTGGCGTGCGTCAGGCGATGAATCTGCCAGTCGAAGTATTACCGGACTTAACCAAGCCAACGGTAACCATACTGACGGAATCGCCAGGATTGGCTCCGGAGGAAGTCGAAACACTTGTCACCATTCCACTGGAGAATTCATTGATGGGCGTAACCGGAGTGACACGGTTACGAGCCGTCAATGACGTGGGCTTATCACTCATCTTTGTCGAATTCGATTGGGGCACCGACATCTATCAGGCCCGACAATTTGTCCAGGAACGATTAACCGGAGCCGCAGCAGAACTGCCGGAGGGCATCACACCTTACCTGACACCCGTTGCTTCACTCATGGGTAATATCATGCTCGTCGGTCTGATTGACCCGAGCGATGAAACAGAACCACGTGACCTGCGTGTCATCGCCGACTGGACTGTTGCGAGGAGACTGCAATCGATTCCAGGAATCGCAGAAGTGTTGTCCATGGGTGGCGGTGTAAAGCAATTGCAAGTGCAACCCAGCCCCGATCGCATGCTCGCCCTGGAGGTAACCTTTGAACAAATCCGTGATGCAACCGCCAATGCAATCAGGAACACAACCGGCGGCTTCCTGACTGATTCCGCCAAGGAAATCATGGTGCGCAACCTCGCAATGACAACCGATATGAATGCCATCGGCGATACGGTTGTCCGCTATGAAAATGACCGGCCAATTCGATTGAGTGATGTCGCCGACATCGCATGGGATGTCGAACCCATGCGAGGCGAAGCAGGGTTGGGCTCAAAGGAGCTGGAAGTAGAAAATGGTGAAACAATACGCGGCTATCCCGGGATTATTCTCAGTGTTACAAAATCACCAGGCTTCGACACGCTTGCCTTGACGAAACAAGTCGAAGACGTGATTACAGACATCGGCAAAACCCTGCCCGAAGGCGTTGAGCTGGTCACTGTTTACCGCCAGGCAGATTTTATTCATCTGGCCATTGGCAATCTGGAAGAAGCACTTCGTGACGGTGCCATCATGGTGGCGCTAACCTTGATTCTCTTTCTCCTCAACGTTCGCATTACACTCATCACCTTAACAGCAATACCGCTGTCACTAGGGATCACGGTCATTGTATTTGCGCTCTTTGACCTGAGTGTAAACTCAATGACACTTGGCGGTCTGGCTGTTGCCATCGGCATGGTGGTGGATGATGCCATCGTTGATGTCGAGAACGTCTTTCGGCGCCTTCGGGAAAACGCTTCATTCAAAGAACCAAAGCCACGACTGGAAGTCATCGCCCAAGCTTCGGCTGAGGTGCGATCATCGATTCTTTACGCAACTGTGCTGATTATTCTCGTATTCCTGCCCCTGCTGGCACTGAGCGGCGTCGAAGGAAGACTCTTCGCCCCCATCGCAGTTGCAACAATGGTCAGCATGGCGGCATCCTTTTTTGTATCACTCACCGTGATCCCGGTATTAAGTTCCTTTCTCCTGAATCCCAAGCCTGGGAAAGAGCATGGCGATGGTTTCGTGGCAGCAGGCTTGAAGTGGGTCTTTAAACACACCTGGCTGAAAGTATCACTCTCCTACCCACTACTCGTTCTCTTTTTCACTGGCATACTCTTATATATAGCTTATGGAGTCCTCATAAACATGGGAGGCAACTTCCTACCTCCATTCCGGGAGCCAACCGTCCTCGTCGCAACCACCACCGCACCTGGAACATCGCTTAAACAAACCACGGAGATCGCCGACACAGCACAGGATCTTTTGTTACAAATACCGGAGGTAAAAACCGTGGGTTACCGGGTTGGCAGAGCAGAGCGAGGCGATCACGTTGTCCCGGTTTCGACAGTGGAGTTTGATGTGGAGTTCCTTGAAGAAACCGAGCGCAGCCAGGCCGAAATCAAAGAGGACATTCGCACAACAATGCGAACACTGCCCGGCACATTCAGCGCGCTGAGCACACCCTTGTCCGATCGCATCGGCCATATGCTCAGTGGTGTCTCGGCAAAGGTTGCCGTTAAAATATATGGACCTAATCTCGATGAGTTACGCAGGCTCGGCAAACAGGTCACTGCCATCGCACGTTCCATTCCCGGCCTGGAAGAAGCCCGCATGGAGCAACAGGCACCGATCCCGCAGCTCCGCATTGAAGTGGACCGCGAGCGCGCCCTCGCCTACGGGATCACACCGGGTGAGTTGAATGAACAACTGGCCACACTCATGGGTGGAGAAGCCGTGGCAGAAATTTACGAAGGCCAACGCGTTTACGATCTGGTCGTTCGCTTACCGCAGGAATGGCGTGAATCACCGGAAAAACTGTCCAACTTATATATTGATACACTCAGTGGACAACAGATTCCGCTCCGTTATGTCGTAGATATCCGCCATGCAACCGGTCCCAACACCATCCTTCGGGAAAACACATTACGGCGCTTTGTCGTTTCGATCAATCCAACCATACCGGACCTGAATACCGCCGTAGAAGAACTTCAAGCAGTAGTCAATGAACAGGTTAAGCTGCCTGCCGGTTATACCATATCATTCGAAGGTGAGTATCAGGCACAGGCTGAAGCCAAACGCATCATTATGATCACCTCGGCAATCGTCCTGGCCGTGATTGGGGTTCTGCTCTACAGCTACTTCCGCAGCCTGACCTTTGTCATGCTTGTGTTTACCATCATACCGATATCACTGATCGGTGGGATTCTTTACACTGGCTATACCCTGAATAATATAAGCATCGCAACCCTTGTTGGGTTTATCGCAGTCAGTGGAATTGCAGCACGAAATAATATTATGCTGATATCTCATTATCTGCACCTGATGCGTCATGAAGGTGAAGGATTCACCAGGGCAATGGTCGAGCGCGGCACATTGGAGCGCCTAATCCCCGTCATGATGACTGCGATATCTGCAGGCTTGGCACTCATTCCGTTGCTTCTGGCTGCAAACGAACCCGGGAAGGAAATCCTCAATCCAATTGCCGTTGTGATCGTTGGTGGTCTCATTAGCTCCACCCTGCTTGGACTCGGTGTCACACCTGCAATCTTCTACACATTTTGCCGCAAGGCCGCAAAACACTCAATCGAACAAAAGGCAGCGGCCTCTCAATAA
- a CDS encoding efflux RND transporter periplasmic adaptor subunit has protein sequence MTNKSHLSVLCIFSFLSAQVGFAANRADNTIILDDNGIKNLRIESVEVEEQVFETTLFAIGRIEQIPENHSVLSTRIAGRVVELEAFEGDTVKKGQVLAKVESRQLGNPPPTVTLTAPQDGLVISSHVQLGQPVEPEAEMMDISDRSQMWAVAQIPEKEASQIGIGTKARIHVQALGDETIMATLTRFGVDADRQAGTIEGIFQVANPDGKLRPGMRAEFSIIIATRGDILAVPEDSIQGDPSQRVVFVRDFDLANGFVRVPVVVGEQNDESVEILSGLFPGDEVVTRGSYLLSFTGGGSSMSLKEALDAAHGHEHNEDGSEMTDEQREANRKAKLAAQGMLPEPEAKTNMPLLIYAAVMTCLFLVVLQRLLAKRHTRKGEENA, from the coding sequence ATGACGAATAAATCACACTTATCAGTACTTTGCATTTTTAGTTTTCTATCGGCACAAGTTGGCTTTGCCGCCAATCGGGCCGATAACACGATCATCCTGGATGACAACGGAATAAAAAATCTCCGCATCGAATCCGTGGAGGTCGAAGAGCAGGTTTTTGAAACGACCCTGTTTGCAATTGGTCGCATAGAGCAAATCCCTGAAAATCATTCTGTATTATCAACGCGCATTGCCGGTCGCGTGGTCGAGCTTGAGGCCTTCGAGGGTGATACTGTCAAGAAGGGACAAGTGCTGGCAAAAGTAGAAAGCCGCCAGCTTGGCAACCCGCCGCCAACGGTCACTTTGACAGCGCCGCAGGATGGCTTGGTTATCAGCTCGCATGTTCAACTCGGGCAACCCGTAGAACCCGAAGCTGAGATGATGGATATCTCGGATCGCTCACAAATGTGGGCTGTCGCACAAATACCGGAGAAAGAAGCATCACAAATCGGGATTGGCACCAAGGCGCGAATTCATGTCCAAGCCTTGGGAGATGAAACCATTATGGCCACCTTGACACGATTTGGTGTCGATGCCGACCGTCAAGCCGGAACGATTGAAGGTATCTTTCAAGTTGCAAACCCCGATGGAAAATTACGCCCAGGCATGCGAGCCGAGTTCTCAATTATCATTGCCACTCGCGGGGATATCCTTGCTGTCCCCGAAGACTCCATCCAGGGCGACCCATCGCAACGTGTTGTCTTTGTTCGTGATTTCGATCTGGCCAATGGTTTCGTCCGCGTGCCCGTTGTTGTCGGTGAGCAAAACGATGAGTCTGTTGAAATCCTGAGTGGGCTTTTCCCGGGCGACGAAGTGGTCACCCGCGGCTCATACCTACTAAGCTTTACCGGAGGCGGAAGCAGCATGTCGCTGAAAGAAGCGCTCGATGCCGCCCATGGCCATGAGCACAATGAAGACGGCTCTGAAATGACGGACGAGCAACGTGAGGCGAATCGCAAAGCGAAACTGGCAGCCCAGGGAATGCTGCCTGAACCCGAAGCAAAAACGAACATGCCTTTGCTGATCTATGCCGCAGTCATGACATGCCTCTTCCTCGTCGTACTGCAACGACTACTTGCAAAGCGCCATACGCGAAAGGGCGAAGAGAATGCTTAA